From Carya illinoinensis cultivar Pawnee chromosome 5, C.illinoinensisPawnee_v1, whole genome shotgun sequence, one genomic window encodes:
- the LOC122310673 gene encoding trafficking protein particle complex subunit 2-like protein isoform X1 gives MIVCVAVVGHQNNPLYIQSFTEADDALKLHHIVHCSLDVIDERVNNPKKSGPTLNETFLGLLYPTENYKVYGYLTNTKVKFIVVTTDLDVRDADVRNFFRKFHVAYVDAVSNPFHVPGKKITSRTFAERVSTIVKSFGLSSAG, from the exons ATGATCGTCTGCGTCGCCGTCGTCGGCCACCAG AACAACCCGCTCTACATACAGAGCTTCACGGAGGCTGACGATGCCCTCAAGCTCCACCACATCGTACACTGCTCCCTAGACGTCATCGACGAGCGAG TGAACAATCCCAAAAAATCTGGACCGACACTAAATGAGACATTTCTGGGTCTGCTTTATCCGACCGAAAATTACAAAGT GTACGGGTATCTGACCAATACGAAGGTGAAGTTTATCGTGGTGACAACGGATCTAGATGTCAGAGACGCGGATGTTCGAAAT TTTTTCAGGAAGTTCCATGTTGCATATGTAGATGCGGTTTCAAACCCATTTCACGTGCCAGGTAAAAAGATAACCTCCAGAACTTTTGCAGAAAGGGTCAGCACCATTGTCAAATCCTTTGGGTTGAGTTCAGCAGGGTGA
- the LOC122310673 gene encoding trafficking protein particle complex subunit 2-like protein isoform X2, which produces MIVCVAVVGHQNNPLYIQSFTEADDALKLHHIVHCSLDVIDERVNNPKKSGPTLNETFLGLLYPTENYKVYGYLTNTKVKFIVVTTDLDVRDADVRNVIYGIQKELVQLQQDLTNIIADLNRPTPIFCCNFQLL; this is translated from the exons ATGATCGTCTGCGTCGCCGTCGTCGGCCACCAG AACAACCCGCTCTACATACAGAGCTTCACGGAGGCTGACGATGCCCTCAAGCTCCACCACATCGTACACTGCTCCCTAGACGTCATCGACGAGCGAG TGAACAATCCCAAAAAATCTGGACCGACACTAAATGAGACATTTCTGGGTCTGCTTTATCCGACCGAAAATTACAAAGT GTACGGGTATCTGACCAATACGAAGGTGAAGTTTATCGTGGTGACAACGGATCTAGATGTCAGAGACGCGGATGTTCGAAAT GTCATTTATGGCATACAGAAGGAGCTGGTGCAGCTGCAGCAGGATTTGACAAATATCATTGCAGATTTGAATAGGCCCACTCCTATTTTCTGTTGCAACTTTCAATTACTGTAG
- the LOC122310672 gene encoding probable 26S proteasome non-ATPase regulatory subunit 3: protein MTQDVEMKELPAPSNSASSSPPSTLHHLKEIASLIETGAYAREVRRIVRVVRLTMALRRKLNAQVLSAFLVFAVAPGSELHSRLSSYLPKDDVHDMDVDTATSTTQTPGKHSLPELEIYCYLLILIFLIDQKRYNEAKACASASITRLKNLNRRTVDVLASRLYFYYSLCYELTGDLAEIRGNLLALHRIATLRHDELGQETLLNLLLRNYLHYNLFDQAEKLRSKAPRFEAHSNQQFCRYLFYLGKIRTIQLEYTDAKESLLQAARKAPVAALGFRVQCNKWAVIVRLLLGEIPERTVFMQKGMEKALRPYFELTNAVRIGDLDLFRNVAEKFSSTFNSDRTHNLIVRLRHNVIRTGLRNISISYSRISLVDVAKKLRLDSANPVADAESIVSKAIRDGAIDATIDHANGWMVSKETGDIYSTNEPQFAFNSRIAFCLNMHNEAVRALRFPPNSHKEKESAEKRRERQQQEQELAKHIAEEDDDEF, encoded by the exons ATGACCCAAGACGTAGAGATGAAGGAGCTCCCAGCTCCCTCTAATTCAGCTTCTTCGTCTCCTCCGTCAACTCTCCACC ATTTGAAGGAGATTGCGTCTCTCATTGAGACTGGTGCGTATGCCCGGGAGGTCCGACGAATTGTGCGTGTGGTCCGACTCACCATGGCGCTGAGGCGGAAGTTAAATGCGCAGGTTCTTTCTGCGTTCCTCGTCTTCGCTGTCGCCCCGGGATCTGAGTTGCACAGTCGGTTGTCCTCGTATCTTCCGAAG GACGATGTACATGACATGGATGTTGACACTGCAACATCCACAACTCAAACTCCTGGCAAACACTCATTACCAGAGCTGGAGATTTACTGCTATTTGCTCATCCTAATATTTCTGATTGATCAGAAGAGATACAATGAG GCAAAAGCTTGTGCCTCAGCAAGCATCACCCGACTGAAGAACCTGAATAGGAGAACTGTTGATGTCCTAGCATCCAGGCTCTACTTCTATTACTCTCTTTGCTATGAGCTCACTGGAGATCTTGCTGAAATTAGAGG TAACCTCCTTGCTCTTCACCGAATTGCAACCCTGCGGCATGATGAGTTGGGTCAG GAAACACTTCTGAACTTGTTGCTTCGCAACTACCTTCATTACAACTTATTTGATCAAGCAGAGAAGCTTAGGTCAAAGGcacctcgatttgaagcccattCAAATCAGCAG TTCTGCCGCTACCTCTTTTACCTAGGAAAGATCAGGACAATTCAGTTGGAGTATACAGATGCAAAAGAATCCCTCCTACAAGCTGCTCGGAAAGCCCCTGTTGCAGCACTTGGTTTTCGAGTTCAATGCAACAAGTGGGCTGTCATCGTTCGCTTACTGCTAGGGGAAATTCCGGAGAGGACCGTGTTTATGCAGAAAGGCATGGAGAAGGCTTTAAGGCCATATTTTGAATTGACAAAT gCTGTACGAATTGGTGATCTGGACCTTTTCAGAAATGTTGCCGAGAAGTTCTCAAGTACCTTCAATTCAGACCGGACCCATAATTTGATTGTCAGGCTGCGGCACAATGTCATAAGGACTGGGCTACGCAACATCAGTATATCTTACTCCCGGATCTCTCTGGTTGATGTTGCTAAGAAGTTGAGATTGGATTCTGCAAACCCTGTAGCTGATGCTGAGAGTATTGTATCAAAGGCAATCCGAGATGGCGCAATTGATGCCACTATTGATCATGCAAATGGATGGATGGTATCCAAGGAGACAGGGGACATCTACTCTACAAATGAGCCTCAATTTGCATTTAACTCTAGGATAGCTTTCTGCCTCAATATGCATAATGAGGCAGTGCGTGCTCTTCGCTTTCCACCAAATTCTCataaagagaaagaaagtgcAGAGAAGAGGAGGGAGAGGCAACAGCAAGAGCAAGAGCTTGCCAAGCATATTGCTGAGGAGGATGATGATGAGTTTTAA
- the LOC122308950 gene encoding monooxygenase 2-like, with protein MEVVEEIVIVGGGVAGLATSLGLHRLGFRSLVLESSDDLRVAGHALTTFTNAWKALDALGIGDFLRQHHKRLQGNLTTSTISGLQTSELSFKAKGKHGEHEVRCVRRKLLLETLVKELPTGTVRFSSKVVCIEESGFFKLVHLADGTILKTKVLVGCDGVNSVVAKWLGFKKPAFAGRFAIRGCVDFEGSHGFEPRFMQFFGKGIRSGAIPVDDNTVYWFVTWTPSSKEEEQEKDPAKIKQIVLSRLGKLPDQARALFENAELDSFMSLPLRYRHPWELPWGNISKGNVCVAGDALHPLLPYIGQGGCAALEDGVVLARCLGEALLKEPTQKTEEKDDYKRIEMGLKKYAKERAWRSIELISVSYITGCIQESRGKVMNFLRDKALVGFLAGSMLKMADFDCGKLSIS; from the exons ATGGAAGTAGTTGAAGAAATAGTGATTGTGGGAGGAGGCGTAGCTGGTCTCGCAACATCCTTAGGACTTCACAG GTTGGGTTTTCGGAGCTTAGTATTGGAATCATCGGATGATTTGAGGGTCGCAGGACATGCCTTGACGACATTTACCAACGCTTGGAAGGCATTAGATGCCTTAGGCATTGGTGACTTTCTCCGGCAACATCATAAACGGCTTCAGGG GAATTTAACGACTTCAACAATTTCGGGACTTCAAACTTCAGAGTTGTCATTTAAGGCCAAAGGGAAACA CGGAGAACATGAAGTTCGCTGCGTGAGAAGGAAGTTGCTGTTGGAAACCCTTGTGAAAGAACTCCCAACTGGCACCGTTAGGTTCTCCTCCAAGGTAGTGTGTATTGAAGAATCGGGCTTCTTTAAGCTGGTGCATCTTGCTGATGGAACCATCCTCAAAACCAAG GTGTTGGTTGGGTGTGATGGAGTGAACTCAGTGGTGGCAAAGTGGCTTGGCTTCAAGAAACCGGCTTTTGCAGGGAGATTTGCCATCAGGGGATGCGTGGATTTCGAGGGTAGTCATGGATTCGAGCCTAGGTTCATGCAGTTCTTTGGAAAAGGTATTCGATCCGGTGCCATCCCTGTTGATGACAATACAGTTTACTGGTTTGTCACTTGGACTCCATCCAGCAAAG aggaagagcaagaaaaaGATCCAGCTAAAATAAAGCAAATTGTGCTGAGTAGGCTTGGAAAATTACCTGATCAAGCAAGGGCTCTCTTTGAAAACGCTGAGCTGGATAGCTTTATGTCATTGCCATTAAGATACAGACATCCTTGGGAACTACCATGGGGAAACATTAGCAAAGGCAATGTCTGTGTAGCCGGAGATGCACTCCACCCCTTGCTACCATACATTGGGCAAGGCGGGTGTGCTGCCTTGGAAGATGGTGTTGTTTTAGCCAGATGTCTTGGTGAGGCTTTATTGAAAGAACCAACacaaaaaacagaagaaaaagatgACTATAAGAGAATTGAAATGGGGTTGAAGAAGTATGCCAAAGAGAGGGCATGGAGAAGTATTGAGCTCATAAGTGTGTCTTATATTACTGGTTGCATACAGGAGAGTCGCGGGAAAGTGATGAACTTCTTAAGAGATAAAGCATTGGTTGGATTCTTGGCAGGTTCCATGCTGAAAATGGCTGATTTTGATTGTGGAAAGCTCAGCATTTCCTGA
- the LOC122309190 gene encoding monooxygenase 2-like yields the protein MEGVELDIVIVGGGIAGLTTSLGLHRLGIRSLVLESSDKMRNTGFPITAYTNAWKALDAVGIGDSIRQHHQRLQGNVITSTITGLQTSKATFAKIKGKHGGHEIRCVQRQLLLETLAKELPSGTVRYSSKVVSIEESGFYKLVHLADGTILKTKVLIGCDGVNSVVAKWLQFKKPAFSRRSAIRGCVDFKSGHSFGDRFMLFFGKRFRSGFLPCDGNTVYWFLSWTHSSQENADKEREMGDDPAKMKQFVLHKLGKIPDQVRAVIENNELDRIILSPLRYRHPWELVWGNISKGNVCVAGDAFHPMTPEIGQGGCAALEDGVVLARCLGEALLKEPNRATKDRAEREREEYKKIEAGLKKYAEERKWRSIQLVTTAYMVGYIQQGYGLFVDFLRDKILASYIPGMVMKMADFDCGKLN from the exons ATGGAGGGAGTGGAATTAGACATTGTGATTGTGGGAGGTGGAATAGCTGGCCTTACAACATCCTTGGGACTTCACAG gcTGGGAATTCGAAGCTTAGTATTGGAATCCTCGGATAAAATGAGAAACACAGGATTTCCCATTACAGCATATACAAATGCTTGGAAAGCCTTAGATGCTGTTGGCATTGGCGACTCCATTCGACAACATCATCAACGGCTTCAAGG GAATGTGATTACATCTACAATCACAGGTCTTCAAACGTCAAAGGCGACATTTgcaaaaatcaaaggaaaaca TGGAGGCCACGAAATTCGTTGTGTTCAAAGGCAGCTGTTGTTGGAAACCCTCGCAAAGGAGCTCCCAAGTGGCACCGTCAGGTATTCTTCCAAGGTGGTTTCTATAGAGGAATCAGGCTTCTATAAGCTTGTTCATCTTGCTGACGGAACCATTCTCAAAACCAAG GTATTGATTGGTTGTGATGGAGTGAACTCAGTGGTGGCAAAGTGGCTTCAATTCAAGAAACCGGCTTTCTCTAGGAGATCTGCCATAAGGGGCTGTGTGGATTTCAAGAGCGGGCATAGTTTTGGGGACAGGTTCATGCTGTTCTTTGGGAAACGTTTTCGATCGGGTTTTCTTCCTTGTGATGGTAACACCGTCTATTGGTTCTTGTCATGGACTCACTCCAGCCAAG AGAATgcagataaagagagagagatgggagaTGACCCAGCTAAAATGAAGCAATTTGTGTTGCACAAGCTAGGAAAAATTCCTGATCAAGTAAGGGCTgttattgaaaacaatgaacTGGATCGTATCATATTATCCCCATTAAGGTACAGACATCCCTGGGAGCTTGTAtggggaaatatcagcaaaggAAATGTATGTGTGGCCGGTGATGCATTCCATCCCATGACCCCAGAAATTGGCCAAGGTGGTTGTGCTGCCTTGGAAGATGGTGTTGTTTTGGCCAGGTGTCTTGGTGAGGCTCTACTGAAAGAGCCAAATAGGGCAACAAAAGACAGAGctgaaagagaaagagaggagtACAAGAAGATTGAGGCTGGCTTGAAAAAGTATGCTGAAGAGAGGAAGTGGAGAAGCATTCAGCTCGTTACTACAGCTTATATGGTTGGTTATATCCAGCAGGGCTATGGACTGTTTGTGGACTTCTTAAGGGATAAAATATTGGCTTCATACATTCCTGGGATGGTGATGAAGATGGCTGATTTTGATTGCGGGAAGCTTAATTAA
- the LOC122309573 gene encoding monooxygenase 2-like — MSLNIMEGVEDIVIVGAGIAGLTTSLGLHRLGIRSLVLESSDSLRVTGFAFTTWTNAWKALDAVGLGSFLRQHHQRLLENVTTSTISGLQTSKTSFEVKGKHLEHEIRCVKRKLLAETLAEELPSGTIRYSSKVVSVEESGSLMLVHLADGTILRTKVLLGCDGVNSVVAKWLHFKKPAFAGRSAIRGCVDFKRSHGFENKFMQFFGKGFRSGFLPCDDNIVYWFFIWTPSNQEKEIEDNPARMKEFVLGKLEKVPDEIRNVIENTELDGITLSALRYRHPWELLWGNISKGNVCVAGDALHPMTPDLGQGGCAALEDGVVLARCLGQALLKKPSGDQRKDKTERERDHHDEYKRIESGLKKYAKERKWRSINLITTAYIIGYIQDGGGKALSFFRDKMLARFLAGVLLKRAEFDCGKLV, encoded by the exons ATGAGCCTAAATATCATGGAGGGAGTGGAAGACATAGTGATTGTGGGAGCTGGAATTGCTGGTCTTACAACATCCTTGGGACTTCATAG GCTGGGAATTCGAAGCCTAGTATTGGAATCCTCGGATAGTTTGAGAGTCACAGGTTTTGCCTTCACGACATGGACAAATGCTTGGAAGGCCCTAGATGCTGTTGGCCTCGGCTCCTTTCTTCGACAACATCATCAACGGCTTCTTGA GAATGTGACTACCTCTACAATTTCAGGGCTTCAAACCTCAAAGACGTCATTTGAAGTCAAAGGAAAACA TTTAGAACACGAAATTCGTTGTGTTAAAAGGAAGTTGTTGGCGGAAACCCTGGCAGAGGAACTCCCAAGTGGCACGATCAGGTACTCTTCCAAGGTAGTTTCTGTAGAGGAATCAGGCTCCTTGATGCTCGTGCATCTTGCTGATGGAACTATTCTCAGAACTAAG GTTTTACTTGGGTGTGATGGAGTGAACTCGGTGGTGGCAAAGTGGTTGCATTTCAAGAAACCGGCTTTTGCAGGGAGATCTGCCATAAGGGGCTGTGTAGACTTCAAGCGCAGTCATGGATTTGAGAACAAGTTCATGCAGTTCTTTGGGAAAGGTTTTCGATCTGGTTTTCTTCCTTGTGATGATAACATCGTCTATTGGTTTTTCATCTGGACTCCGTCCAACCAAG agaaagagatagaagaTAACCCAGCTAGGATGAAGGAATTTGTGTTAGGCAAGCTTGAAAAAGTTCCTGATGAAATAAGGAATGTAATTGAAAATACTGAACTAGATGGTATTACATTGTCGGCACTAAGGTATAGGCATCCCTGGGAGCTTCTTtggggaaatatcagcaaaggAAACGTCTGTGTAGCCGGCGATGCACTCCATCCCATGACCCCTGACCTTGGCCAAGGTGGTTGTGCTGCCTTAGAAGACGGCGTTGTTTTGGCCAGGTGTCTTGGTCAGGCTCTACTGAAAAAACCAAGTGGGGATCAGAGAAAAGATAAaacagaaagagaaagagatcaTCATGATGAATATAAGAGGATTGAATCGGGATTGAAGAAGTATGCCAAAGAGAGGAAATGGAGAAGCATTAACCTCATTACTACAGCTTATATTATTGGTTACATTCAGGATGGTGGTGGAAAAGCTTTAAGCTTCTTTAGGGATAAAATGCTAGCCAGATTCCTGGCTGGGGTGTTGTTGAAGAGGGCTGAGTTTGATTGTGGAAAGCTTgtttaa